One Paenibacillus crassostreae DNA segment encodes these proteins:
- a CDS encoding alpha-glucuronidase family glycosyl hydrolase — translation MESTLYKAWLQYSEVKNPASRVTYTKLLGNVVVGVEATDDVMDAAIEELALASATMLGLTSQVTTEPTGASYVRIGTVTDAMDWLELAGDHESSASIKQDLKGLSTEGFVLRQIVEKQDSYVLLIGGSSKGVLYGVFHLLRLIAKGVELEGLEIREEPTNQLRMINQWDNADGSIERGYAGTSIFYHNGEITEHLARIKDYARMLASVGINSIAINNVNVHEVETRFITPELLPDVARVAGVFREYGISLFLSVNFAAPMQVGGLTTADPLDEGVRLWWRNTTDTIYRSIPDFGGFLVKADSEHRPGPFTYDRDHADGANVLAEALEPHGGIVIWRCFVYNCMQDWRDRSTDRARAAYDHFKPLDGKFKDNVLLQIKNGPMDFQVREPASPLFGTMKQTNQMLEFQITQEYTGQQRHVCYLVPQWKEVLDFDTHANGQGTEVKRVVDGSVFSMKYSGIAAVSNIGNDENWTGHTLAQANLYGYGRLIWNPECSSEDIAEEWARLTFGNDDQVVGIVCGILMKSWPIYESYTAPLSVGWMVTPHYHYGPDIDGYEYSRWGTYHFADRDGIGVDRTLATGTGYAAQYFPENAAMYESIESCPDELLLFFHHLPYSHQLDSGKTVIQHIYDTHFAGAEEAKQLQKAWSELEGKVDAERYTQVSERLDEQAEHAHHWRDVINTYFYRKSGVSDAAGRTIY, via the coding sequence ATGGAAAGTACTTTGTACAAGGCGTGGTTACAGTATTCTGAGGTGAAGAATCCGGCTTCACGTGTGACGTATACCAAGCTTCTTGGGAATGTAGTTGTCGGAGTTGAAGCAACAGATGATGTTATGGATGCTGCGATTGAAGAATTAGCCCTAGCATCTGCTACGATGCTAGGGTTGACATCACAAGTGACAACCGAGCCAACGGGAGCATCGTATGTTCGAATTGGCACGGTAACCGATGCCATGGATTGGCTAGAATTGGCTGGAGATCATGAATCATCTGCGTCTATAAAGCAGGACTTAAAGGGGCTTTCAACGGAAGGATTTGTATTACGACAAATCGTAGAGAAGCAAGACAGCTATGTATTGTTAATCGGAGGTTCATCAAAGGGAGTCCTATACGGTGTGTTCCACTTATTGAGACTCATCGCAAAGGGTGTTGAGTTAGAGGGACTAGAGATCAGAGAAGAACCAACGAACCAGCTTCGAATGATCAATCAATGGGATAATGCAGATGGCTCTATTGAGCGAGGATATGCAGGTACATCTATTTTTTATCATAACGGTGAAATTACAGAACATTTAGCAAGAATTAAAGATTACGCAAGGATGTTAGCATCCGTTGGTATTAACAGTATTGCTATCAATAATGTCAACGTACATGAAGTGGAGACACGTTTCATAACGCCTGAACTTTTACCTGATGTAGCAAGAGTAGCAGGAGTATTCCGTGAATACGGTATTTCACTATTCCTAAGTGTGAACTTTGCTGCACCTATGCAAGTGGGAGGACTTACTACGGCCGATCCGCTTGATGAAGGAGTTCGCCTTTGGTGGCGTAATACAACGGATACCATTTATCGGAGTATTCCAGACTTTGGTGGATTCCTTGTGAAGGCTGATTCTGAGCACCGTCCTGGACCGTTCACTTATGACCGTGATCATGCAGATGGGGCAAATGTGCTTGCAGAAGCATTAGAGCCACATGGTGGAATTGTGATCTGGCGTTGCTTCGTATACAACTGTATGCAGGATTGGCGTGATCGTTCGACGGATCGAGCTCGTGCAGCATACGATCATTTTAAACCGTTGGATGGGAAGTTCAAGGATAATGTATTGCTACAAATCAAGAATGGGCCAATGGATTTCCAAGTACGGGAGCCAGCGTCCCCTCTATTCGGAACGATGAAGCAGACTAATCAGATGCTAGAGTTCCAGATTACACAAGAGTATACAGGACAACAGCGTCATGTATGTTATCTCGTGCCACAATGGAAGGAAGTTCTTGATTTCGATACACATGCTAATGGTCAAGGTACGGAGGTCAAGCGAGTTGTAGACGGGTCTGTATTCAGTATGAAATATAGTGGAATCGCTGCGGTATCCAATATCGGTAATGATGAGAACTGGACAGGTCATACCTTGGCTCAAGCGAATCTTTATGGTTATGGACGATTGATCTGGAACCCTGAATGTTCATCTGAAGACATCGCTGAAGAATGGGCTCGACTCACGTTCGGTAATGATGATCAGGTGGTAGGGATTGTATGTGGCATCCTGATGAAATCTTGGCCGATCTATGAGAGTTACACAGCGCCACTTAGTGTCGGTTGGATGGTCACCCCACATTACCATTATGGACCAGATATAGACGGTTACGAATATTCACGCTGGGGAACCTATCACTTTGCTGATCGAGATGGGATTGGGGTCGATCGCACCTTAGCGACTGGAACAGGATATGCGGCTCAGTATTTCCCAGAGAATGCAGCGATGTATGAGTCTATCGAATCATGTCCAGATGAACTGCTTCTATTCTTCCACCATCTGCCGTATAGCCATCAACTAGATTCAGGGAAGACAGTGATCCAACATATCTATGATACTCATTTCGCTGGCGCAGAAGAAGCGAAGCAGTTACAGAAGGCATGGTCTGAATTAGAGGGTAAAGTTGATGCGGAGCGTTACACGCAGGTATCTGAACGATTGGATGAACAAGCGGAGCATGCTCACCATTGGCGAGATGTCATTAATACGTATTTCTATCGTAAATCGGGTGTGTCCGATGCAGCAGGAAGAACGATTTATTAA
- a CDS encoding endo-1,4-beta-xylanase: MTTVGRRNEPKLKEVFAQDFLIGAAVNPKTIISQKELLAYHFNSITAENEMKFESLHPAEETYTFNQADELVAFAKKNEMTMRGHTLVWHNQTSDWLFEGKNGQAADRDTVLERIKSHIDTVVGRYKNDIYAWDVVNEVIEDEGEVLLRKSKWLDIVGPDFIAKAFQYAHEADPKALLFYNDYNESNPLKRDKIYKLLKSLIDQDVPIHGVGLQAHWNLYDPSLDDIRSAIEKYASLGLKLQLTELDVSVFRFDDKRIDLTVAPEELLELQAERYEGMFKILKEYRDEITSVTFWGAADDYTWLDDFPVRGRKNWPFLFNELHQPKPAYNRLVGQHS, encoded by the coding sequence ATGACGACAGTAGGTAGGCGAAATGAACCGAAGTTAAAAGAGGTATTCGCACAAGACTTCCTGATTGGTGCAGCAGTGAACCCGAAAACGATTATAAGTCAGAAGGAACTACTTGCATACCACTTCAACAGTATTACAGCAGAGAATGAAATGAAGTTTGAGAGTCTGCATCCTGCGGAAGAGACATATACATTCAATCAGGCAGATGAACTAGTGGCATTCGCTAAGAAGAATGAGATGACAATGCGCGGTCATACGTTAGTCTGGCATAATCAAACAAGTGATTGGTTATTCGAAGGTAAGAATGGTCAGGCTGCTGACCGGGATACCGTGCTAGAACGGATCAAGTCACATATCGATACGGTTGTTGGTCGATATAAGAATGATATTTATGCTTGGGATGTTGTGAATGAAGTGATTGAGGATGAGGGCGAGGTACTTCTCCGTAAGTCGAAATGGCTAGATATTGTAGGTCCTGATTTCATTGCAAAGGCTTTTCAATATGCGCATGAAGCGGATCCGAAAGCATTGTTGTTCTATAACGATTACAATGAATCCAATCCGCTCAAGCGAGATAAGATTTATAAGTTGTTGAAATCATTGATTGATCAAGATGTACCGATTCATGGTGTTGGTCTTCAAGCACATTGGAATCTGTATGATCCATCGTTGGATGATATTCGTAGCGCTATTGAGAAGTATGCATCACTAGGTCTGAAATTACAGCTTACGGAGCTTGATGTATCTGTATTCCGTTTCGATGATAAGCGTATAGATCTGACAGTAGCACCGGAAGAGTTATTAGAGCTACAAGCAGAACGATATGAAGGAATGTTCAAGATCCTGAAAGAATATCGTGATGAGATCACCTCGGTAACATTCTGGGGAGCAGCTGATGATTATACATGGTTGGATGATTTCCCAGTGAGAGGACGTAAGAATTGGCCGTTCCTGTTCAATGAGTTGCATCAGCCAAAACCAGCATATAACAGACTTGTAGGACAACATAGTTAA
- a CDS encoding ABC transporter permease, whose protein sequence is MSVPFLIWLFIFKYVPLWGWTIAFQDYKPAKGFSDQKWVGLEHFGFLFQDKHFLLVLRNTLAMSFINLVLGFFTAIILALLLNELRKVMFKRVVQTISYLPHFISWVVAASIITTVLSADGGVINEILMWLGFIDEPILWLGKGEYFWGILGASEVWKNVGWNTIIYLTAITSVDPSLYEAAEIDGAGRFKRIWHITLPGIKPVIVILMIMNIGNLLESGFEPQYLLGNGMNIDFSENLDIFVLKYGIQMGNFSLSIAAGMFKTVVSFILLFTANGIAKKLGEDRLF, encoded by the coding sequence ATGTCTGTTCCTTTTTTAATTTGGTTATTTATCTTTAAATATGTCCCTCTTTGGGGCTGGACCATTGCTTTCCAAGATTATAAGCCAGCTAAAGGTTTTTCGGATCAGAAATGGGTTGGTCTAGAGCATTTCGGTTTCTTATTTCAAGATAAACATTTCTTATTAGTACTTCGGAATACATTAGCCATGAGCTTTATTAACCTTGTGTTAGGATTTTTTACAGCAATTATTCTAGCATTACTACTTAATGAGCTACGTAAGGTGATGTTTAAAAGAGTTGTACAGACCATCAGTTATCTACCTCACTTTATATCATGGGTAGTTGCTGCCAGTATTATCACTACCGTGCTATCAGCAGACGGAGGAGTTATTAACGAAATACTTATGTGGCTTGGTTTCATTGATGAGCCAATCCTGTGGCTTGGGAAAGGTGAATATTTCTGGGGAATACTCGGTGCTTCGGAAGTCTGGAAGAACGTGGGCTGGAACACCATTATATACTTAACAGCAATAACATCAGTAGATCCATCCCTATATGAAGCAGCTGAGATCGATGGAGCTGGACGCTTCAAACGGATCTGGCATATTACACTACCAGGGATTAAACCCGTTATTGTTATTCTCATGATTATGAATATTGGTAATTTACTTGAATCTGGCTTTGAACCGCAATATTTACTTGGTAACGGGATGAATATCGATTTCTCTGAGAACTTAGATATCTTCGTACTCAAATATGGTATTCAGATGGGTAACTTCTCATTATCTATAGCAGCTGGAATGTTCAAAACCGTCGTCAGCTTCATTCTATTATTCACTGCAAATGGCATCGCGAAAAAATTAGGCGAAGATAGACTGTTCTAG
- a CDS encoding sensor histidine kinase, with product MKLPSLNNVRLRGKMLIIYFLGVFVPLLIISYIFYYTTTNNMKQQLIDDITRAIEQVKNEFAREVEGTMEISSVFYTDHLLNEIIDTKYEVPADYVAAYDSYLRRILNAYTPVYNAVAGITVYVDNPTLLFSGGVNVIDAYVKEKAWYQQVLNNRLSQPLIIRTGDDQNLDTFSVVRRMDAFYSQNQFHKILKIDMKMSSIRQIFSNLNLQGSVYLLNEKGDIEYTTDPAVNIQSGGVSFDTITSSADMIEFRTEYTMTNDLNGWSIVAMVSKDDVFKEVRQSRSFIILVTIINTLLPTFIIIWITRSLNVRIIRILKHMKRVKNQQFDTVPEDESRDEIGQLTEEFNRMTLQIKSLINDVYVTDIQKKDLEIQRRHSQLNALQSQINPHFLFNALETIRMRSVMKDEKETAHIIQNMAKIFRNSLIWKRDMITLKEELDFMHCFLEIQKYRFGDKLNYNIRTDESDYKFLIPKMSIVTFVENASIHGIEPLKSGGKIEVDIQRIRNELVVTIRDNGVGMEMEKIEHLYHYIREEEEMGDRIGIQNVIYRLKLYFGTRFELMIDSQPGVGTQITLKIPVEE from the coding sequence ATGAAGCTACCTAGTCTGAATAATGTTCGTTTACGAGGTAAAATGTTGATCATTTACTTTCTAGGCGTGTTCGTCCCACTCTTGATTATTAGTTATATATTCTATTATACAACGACGAATAATATGAAACAGCAGCTTATTGATGATATTACCCGTGCGATTGAACAAGTGAAGAATGAATTCGCTAGGGAAGTAGAAGGGACGATGGAGATCTCGTCAGTATTCTATACAGATCATCTATTGAATGAAATTATTGATACAAAATATGAAGTCCCTGCTGATTATGTTGCGGCTTATGACTCTTATTTACGTCGAATTCTAAATGCATATACCCCGGTTTATAATGCGGTGGCAGGGATCACAGTCTACGTGGACAATCCAACATTGCTATTCTCGGGTGGGGTTAATGTGATTGATGCATATGTGAAGGAGAAAGCCTGGTACCAGCAGGTGTTAAATAATCGATTGTCTCAACCTTTAATCATACGGACAGGGGATGATCAGAACCTGGATACATTTAGCGTTGTTCGTAGAATGGATGCTTTTTACTCGCAGAATCAGTTTCACAAAATATTAAAAATTGATATGAAGATGTCATCGATCAGGCAGATCTTTAGCAACCTAAACCTCCAGGGAAGTGTCTACCTTCTGAATGAAAAAGGTGACATCGAGTATACAACGGATCCGGCTGTGAATATCCAGAGTGGTGGGGTATCCTTTGATACCATTACATCGAGTGCAGACATGATTGAATTCCGTACAGAATATACGATGACCAATGACCTGAATGGATGGAGTATCGTTGCGATGGTGTCCAAGGATGATGTATTTAAGGAAGTGCGTCAATCGCGGAGTTTCATTATTCTGGTTACTATCATAAACACATTGCTTCCTACTTTTATTATTATCTGGATTACGAGGTCATTGAATGTACGGATCATCCGTATTTTGAAACATATGAAAAGGGTTAAGAATCAACAGTTCGATACGGTCCCAGAAGATGAATCTCGAGATGAGATTGGTCAACTGACAGAAGAGTTTAATCGGATGACTCTGCAAATTAAGAGTCTTATTAATGATGTGTATGTAACCGACATTCAGAAGAAAGACCTTGAAATTCAACGTCGGCATTCGCAACTAAATGCGCTACAGAGTCAGATTAATCCTCACTTCCTATTTAACGCTCTTGAGACCATTCGGATGCGGAGTGTGATGAAAGACGAGAAGGAAACAGCGCACATAATCCAGAACATGGCCAAGATTTTTCGTAACTCGCTGATCTGGAAACGGGACATGATTACGCTCAAAGAAGAGCTTGACTTTATGCATTGTTTTCTTGAAATCCAGAAATATCGATTCGGTGACAAGCTTAATTATAATATCCGTACAGATGAGAGCGATTATAAATTCCTTATTCCAAAAATGTCTATCGTAACCTTCGTGGAGAATGCCAGTATTCATGGGATTGAACCACTTAAATCAGGAGGGAAAATTGAGGTAGATATTCAACGAATTCGTAATGAGCTTGTTGTTACTATTCGAGATAACGGCGTTGGGATGGAAATGGAGAAGATCGAGCACCTTTATCATTATATTAGGGAAGAGGAAGAGATGGGTGACAGAATTGGTATTCAAAATGTGATCTATCGTCTCAAGCTATATTTTGGGACTCGGTTTGAGTTAATGATCGATAGCCAACCCGGAGTGGGAACACAAATTACATTAAAAATCCCAGTAGAAGAGTAA
- a CDS encoding glycoside hydrolase family 43 protein: protein MSVLQTYTNPVLSGFYPDPSVIRVNDDYYLAVSSFEYYPGLPIFHSRDLIHWEQIGHALIRKSQLDMSSRQSSQGIYAPTLRYHEGVFYLITTDVYGIGNFYITAEKPEGPWSDPILIPYGNIDPSLFFDDDGKVYVTAQNGTDVESHIIQYEIDIKTGKALSEPVVVARGDGGVWTEGPHLYRMKGFYYLTCACGGTGSDHRALVYRSVNPYGPFEIMPHPMLTHNQLPNHPIQNLGHAELVEDAEGNWWTMFLAVRPVDGQYSVLGRETFLAPVTWSEDGWPMVDNNEGTVQFEMTVVRSDQNAEGNLFDEQPLHTSQVGDAIASTSGSGLTSWRDDFDEEQLNHRWAFIRTLQAERVSLSESPGQLTLKGNRHSLKDAEPSLFIGVRQQHRCMSVTTELCFAPDVDGEEAGIAVRLNEQGHLTLGIRMANGTRVLTAAAVDRGEVSILSEVPVTGERIWLRITANEWEYQLNYSNDGTTWWNTIAHAAAHIVSPERNGGFTGALVGLYATGNGVDSQTSAFYDYFDYKISE from the coding sequence ATGAGCGTATTGCAAACTTATACGAACCCAGTCTTATCTGGGTTCTATCCAGATCCAAGTGTGATTCGTGTCAATGATGATTATTATTTGGCAGTAAGTTCTTTTGAATATTACCCAGGTCTACCGATCTTTCATAGTCGAGATCTGATTCACTGGGAACAAATAGGCCATGCACTTATACGCAAGAGTCAGCTTGATATGTCTAGCAGACAAAGTTCTCAAGGCATATACGCACCTACACTACGTTATCATGAAGGTGTCTTTTACCTGATTACGACAGATGTCTATGGTATTGGAAACTTCTATATTACGGCAGAGAAACCTGAAGGTCCTTGGTCTGATCCTATCTTGATTCCCTATGGTAATATTGATCCATCTTTATTCTTCGATGATGACGGCAAGGTATATGTAACTGCACAGAATGGTACAGATGTTGAGTCGCATATTATCCAATATGAGATTGATATTAAGACAGGCAAGGCGTTAAGTGAACCTGTTGTTGTTGCGCGAGGTGACGGTGGTGTATGGACTGAAGGACCTCATCTTTATCGAATGAAGGGTTTCTATTATCTGACTTGTGCATGTGGGGGTACGGGCTCAGATCATCGTGCACTCGTATATCGATCTGTGAATCCTTACGGTCCATTTGAAATAATGCCACATCCGATGTTGACTCATAATCAACTTCCGAATCACCCTATTCAGAATCTCGGACATGCTGAGCTTGTTGAAGACGCTGAGGGGAATTGGTGGACGATGTTCCTTGCGGTCCGTCCCGTAGATGGGCAATACAGTGTTCTGGGTCGAGAGACATTCCTTGCGCCAGTAACATGGAGTGAAGATGGTTGGCCGATGGTGGATAATAATGAAGGCACTGTGCAATTTGAAATGACTGTGGTTCGGTCAGATCAGAATGCAGAAGGGAATCTTTTCGATGAGCAGCCATTGCATACATCTCAGGTAGGTGATGCAATTGCGTCTACCTCAGGGTCTGGCTTAACAAGTTGGAGAGATGATTTTGATGAGGAGCAACTGAATCATCGGTGGGCATTCATTCGCACGCTTCAAGCAGAACGAGTATCGCTAAGTGAATCACCGGGGCAACTTACACTTAAGGGTAATAGACATTCCCTCAAGGATGCGGAGCCCTCTCTATTCATCGGTGTACGGCAACAACATCGTTGCATGTCGGTAACGACTGAACTTTGTTTCGCACCGGATGTGGATGGAGAGGAAGCTGGAATCGCTGTACGGTTGAACGAACAAGGACATCTAACGCTGGGTATTCGGATGGCTAATGGAACCCGTGTTCTAACAGCTGCTGCAGTGGATCGGGGGGAAGTCTCGATATTATCAGAGGTACCCGTGACTGGCGAACGGATTTGGTTGCGGATCACGGCTAATGAATGGGAGTATCAACTTAACTATTCTAATGACGGAACTACCTGGTGGAATACTATTGCTCATGCAGCGGCCCATATTGTATCTCCAGAACGAAATGGCGGATTTACAGGTGCTTTAGTTGGCTTATATGCTACGGGAAATGGTGTGGATAGTCAGACTTCAGCTTTCTATGATTACTTCGACTATAAGATTTCAGAGTAA
- a CDS encoding ABC transporter substrate-binding protein, which yields MGKKQIGLICLTAVMMGSILAGCSGNNGNTANSGNTTASNEPGVATEEKVDKVSFSYFNAAAGKDVNTNETTIGKIYEEQTGVNWKMEHLVGDENTKIGTFIASNDFPDVIVPGETIDKLVDAGAFIPLNDLIEEHGQNIKRVYEPYFNLMKDENGNINFLPFSANVGEFMPEPNITQGAFWIQRRVLKEAGYPTIKTYDQYLNLIRDYVAKHPDEDLTGYLALTSQDQFFAFTNPPMHLAGYPNDGGTIIDMETHQAMDYGDDVNSTKRYLQELNKLNDEGIFDKSSFVDTKDQYIAKLASGKVLGFFDYKWQAADGMNSLREAAVASGNHDLDYMALPIVFDENIKDQYIDPPSFVSNRGIGITVSAKDPVRIIQFFDNLLTDENQVLNQWGIKGETFEVNEEGRFHRTEEQIVKANEKAFQQSFGFTYFNYSWPMYGGGSSFPDGNSVGPGTQPEVAQMSYTEGDKELLEAYNIESFSQLFSTPDERPWYPAWSIPIPQGSEAQVFEQKRNDLQRKYFPQLVLAAPADFEKVWTEYYTEFNKLDVKALEDVISAGVAKKVEILAGQ from the coding sequence ATGGGAAAGAAACAGATAGGACTTATTTGTCTTACAGCAGTCATGATGGGATCTATTCTTGCAGGTTGCTCAGGCAACAATGGTAATACGGCCAACAGTGGTAATACGACTGCATCTAATGAACCTGGAGTAGCAACTGAAGAGAAGGTAGATAAAGTCTCATTTTCTTATTTCAATGCGGCGGCAGGTAAGGATGTTAACACTAACGAAACGACAATCGGTAAAATTTACGAAGAGCAGACTGGTGTTAACTGGAAGATGGAGCATCTCGTAGGTGATGAGAATACTAAGATTGGAACATTCATCGCAAGTAATGACTTTCCAGATGTCATCGTACCAGGAGAAACTATTGATAAGCTTGTTGATGCAGGTGCGTTCATCCCTCTTAATGATTTGATCGAGGAACATGGTCAGAACATTAAACGAGTATATGAGCCTTATTTCAACTTAATGAAGGATGAGAATGGTAATATCAACTTCCTACCATTCAGTGCAAACGTAGGCGAGTTTATGCCAGAACCAAATATTACACAAGGTGCATTCTGGATTCAACGTCGGGTGTTGAAAGAAGCTGGATACCCAACAATTAAGACTTATGATCAATATTTGAACTTAATCCGTGACTATGTAGCTAAACATCCAGATGAAGACTTAACTGGTTACTTGGCATTAACATCACAAGATCAGTTCTTCGCATTTACGAATCCGCCAATGCATTTGGCAGGCTATCCGAATGATGGTGGTACTATCATTGATATGGAGACTCACCAAGCAATGGATTATGGAGATGATGTAAATAGCACGAAACGTTATCTTCAAGAATTGAACAAGCTCAACGATGAGGGCATCTTTGATAAGTCATCCTTCGTGGATACGAAAGATCAATATATCGCGAAGCTTGCTTCCGGTAAGGTTCTTGGATTCTTTGACTACAAATGGCAAGCGGCAGATGGGATGAATAGTCTTCGAGAAGCTGCAGTAGCATCAGGTAACCATGATCTAGATTACATGGCGCTTCCTATCGTGTTTGACGAAAACATAAAGGATCAATATATTGACCCGCCATCTTTTGTAAGTAATCGTGGTATCGGTATCACAGTTAGTGCTAAGGACCCAGTTCGTATTATTCAATTCTTCGATAATTTGTTAACTGATGAGAACCAAGTCCTCAATCAATGGGGAATTAAAGGAGAAACGTTTGAAGTTAATGAAGAAGGACGTTTCCACCGTACAGAAGAACAAATCGTAAAAGCTAATGAGAAAGCATTTCAACAATCATTTGGTTTCACCTATTTCAATTATAGCTGGCCGATGTATGGTGGCGGATCATCGTTCCCAGACGGTAACTCTGTAGGGCCAGGAACTCAACCAGAAGTTGCACAAATGTCATATACCGAAGGTGATAAGGAGTTGTTGGAAGCTTACAATATTGAATCCTTCTCACAACTTTTCTCTACACCAGATGAACGTCCATGGTATCCGGCATGGAGCATTCCGATTCCACAAGGATCAGAAGCGCAAGTGTTCGAACAGAAGAGAAATGATTTACAACGCAAATACTTCCCACAACTAGTCCTAGCAGCTCCGGCTGATTTCGAAAAGGTTTGGACTGAATATTACACAGAATTTAACAAGTTAGATGTTAAGGCGTTAGAGGATGTAATTAGTGCTGGAGTAGCCAAAAAAGTAGAAATATTAGCAGGTCAGTAG
- a CDS encoding carbohydrate ABC transporter permease, which translates to MAKAKELKAYARFKSPGDRVFDTFNIIMMLLLVIVTLYPFINTLAVSLNQANDSLKGGIYLWPREWTLENYKYVLKESSIYQATFISAMRTIIGTVLSVLCCSMVAYTISRPEYVLRKFVSLAFILTMYFNGGLIPNFLLTRELGLIGTFSVYILPGLIGVFNVIVIRSFIEGLPEGILESARIDGAGEFTTFLRVVLPLCLPVIATVSLFTAVAQWNSWFDVFLYNSSYPELSTLQYELMKILQNSGASMNSQDYSSMFSTSNVANQVTPTSIRATMTIVASVPIIMVYPFLQKYFVQGMTIGGVKG; encoded by the coding sequence ATGGCAAAAGCAAAGGAATTAAAGGCATACGCGCGTTTCAAATCCCCTGGAGACCGGGTATTTGACACCTTCAATATTATCATGATGTTATTATTGGTCATAGTTACGTTATATCCTTTTATTAATACGCTGGCGGTATCTCTTAACCAAGCGAATGATTCACTTAAAGGTGGCATATATTTATGGCCACGAGAATGGACACTTGAGAATTACAAATATGTTCTTAAAGAATCATCGATTTACCAGGCAACCTTTATATCAGCGATGAGAACGATTATAGGTACGGTACTTTCCGTTCTATGTTGCTCGATGGTAGCCTATACGATTAGCCGTCCGGAATATGTGTTACGGAAGTTTGTATCGCTTGCTTTTATTCTTACGATGTATTTCAACGGTGGACTTATCCCTAACTTCTTACTTACACGTGAACTTGGATTGATTGGAACCTTCTCCGTGTATATTCTTCCGGGATTGATCGGGGTATTCAACGTTATCGTTATCCGTTCCTTTATTGAAGGATTGCCTGAGGGTATTCTAGAATCAGCTCGAATTGACGGAGCTGGGGAATTCACAACGTTTCTACGTGTAGTTCTTCCATTGTGTCTGCCGGTTATTGCAACCGTATCACTCTTTACAGCTGTAGCTCAATGGAATTCATGGTTCGATGTATTCCTCTACAACTCATCATATCCTGAATTAAGTACACTGCAATATGAGCTTATGAAGATATTACAGAACTCAGGTGCATCTATGAACTCTCAGGACTATTCATCAATGTTCTCAACATCAAATGTAGCTAATCAAGTTACACCAACATCTATTCGTGCTACGATGACAATAGTTGCCAGTGTTCCGATCATTATGGTGTATCCATTCTTACAGAAGTATTTTGTTCAAGGGATGACTATTGGTGGCGTGAAAGGCTAA